The DNA sequence ACAGACTGGTTGCAGCATTTTCCAAAAATCCTGTCATGGATAATATGACATCAAAAGCATTAACCAGCATGAAAAATTCAGATGAAGCAATTAGAAGTTTAAACGCAATGACTGATGAAAAAGAAATACAAAAAGTATACAATAGTATTATAACTGCACTACATGACGATGCTGTATTGATTCCTATTTCAAGAACAGTAGGAATGACTACTTTTAACTCCAGCAAAATAGCTGATTATACATTCAGTTTTGAACCGGATTATTTAGATGTATCAAACATAAAAACAAAATAAATTAAACTTGCTTAACGCTTGCTACAAATCATTCTTTTGTAGCAAGCACAGTAAGTGTGTACCCACTTACGAAAAATCGATGAAGCAGCCCCTCGTGGAGTTGCTTCTTTTTTTATCAATTTTAGCTTGTTAGGGAGTACCCTAAGACCCCAGATTTTATGAAAGGAAGTAACAAATATGGCAAATAGAATTAGAAATATTCAGCTGAAAATAAACTTAACAGAAGAAGAAAAAGCACTTTTCAAAAAGAAAATGAAGATGGCAAAGTGTAAAACAATGAACCATTTTTTAAGAAAAGTAGTATCTGAAACAGATATTTATGTTGTTGATTTACAGCCCTTTAGGGAAATACAAGGATTACTTTTTCGATACGCAAGTAGTGTAAACCAAATTGCTAAACGAGTTAATTCGACTGGGGTTATCTATAGCGATGACATCAAAGATATGCAGTCCCAAATTGAACATCTATCAAAAGAAATATGGCAAATACATTCCCTACTGCTCAATAAAACTACCAACAAAGGAGATGACATATAAGTGGCAATTACAAAAATACACCCTATAAAATCTACACTTAATCTTGCTATTGATTATATTACCAACGAAGAAAAAACCTATGAAAAGATTTTGGTAAGCACTCACAACTGCTTTGCTTCTACTGCTCATACATCTTTTTTAAAGACAAGAGAAGATAACAAAGTGAGTGGTTCTGTACTTGCAAGACACCTTATTCAATCTTTTCTACCCGGTGAAGCAACGCCCGAAATGGCACATCAAATCGGTCTTGAACTGTGTAAAAAGATATTAAAGGACGAATACGAATTTGTACTATCTACTCACATAGATAAAGGGCATATCCACAATCACATCATATTCAATAATGTAAATATGGTTACAGGCAAGTGCTATCAGTCCAACAAGAGAAGCTATCATCAAATTAGGTATCAAAGTGATAAACTATGCAAAGAAAACAACCTATCTGTTGTTGATGAGTTCTATGAAACTTATAGAAAGAAATATAAAACAAATGGTAAGTCTTGGTATGAAAATGACCAATTTAAGAAAGGTACTTCTTGGAAAAGTAGACTTCAATTTGATATAGATAGAGCTATTAAACAATCCAAAGATTGGGATGATTTTATAAAGAGAATGGCTGACCTTAATTATGAAATCAAATATGGAAAACACATTGCATTTAAACATAAGGACAAAGAAAGATTTACAAGAGCTAAGACTATTGGAGAAGATTATACTGAGGACAGATTAAAAGAGCGTATCTTAGATAATGCTAATCAAAGAACCTATGCTGTTAAAAAACGTATCGGAAATATTATTGATATTACGAATAATGAAAAGATAAAATCAAGCAAAGGCTATGAGTATTGGGCTACAAAACATAATTTAAAAACTGCAGCCGATACTGTTCTTTTGATGCGTGAAAAAGGATTTAAGTCTATCTCCCAGCTTGATGAGTTCATTAAAGAAAGTGCATTAAAAAGGCAAAATATACAGGATCAAATCAAAGTCATAGATAACAAAATTTCAACTCTATCAAATACTATGGAACAAGTTCATACCGTAAAATTGTATCGTCAAATCTATCTGGAATATAAGAAAGATCCATCTGATAAGGCTTTTTCTGAAGAACATAAATCAGAAATAACGATCTATGAAAATGCCCTTTCAAACCTAAAAAAATCTTACTCAAAACTTCCAAACTCCAAGGATATTTTGAAAGAGCTTGATTCATTGCATGAAAAAAAGAATACCCTAATGCAAGAGTATTCTTCTGCAAAATCTGATATGAAAGAACTGTATCAAATCAGAAAAAATTATGAGAAATATATGAGTAAGGAGATGGAAAGATAATTTACTTTTTCTTAAATGTCCAATAAAGATTATTGACTCCTCTCATCATTGAAAAAGTAATATTTAGTATCATAAATACTTCTATGATTAGTCCTAGTAAACTTAGTATTTTATTATAAAGTAATCCTCTTAGAAACAAATTTAGCATTACTACCAACAGAAGAATAATCTCATTCAACAATGAATTTGTAAATAAAATATGTAGTAAATCAAAAAGATTCACTTTTTTACCATATAATTCTTTAGGAGATTCTTTTTTCTTTAAAGTGTCTATTGTTCTGTTTTCGGTAGTTAATAAAAGTGTAACCAGAATTCCTGTGAATCCAATCAACATAGAGTCAACAGTTAATAAAATTTCACTAAAAATTTTTACGGCGTAAACAATATCATTAAATCTATAATACAACCCTGAAGTTATAACTGATAAAAAAACTGGAAATACTATTTCAATATTTTTATCCTGCGTATCTGATACTTGCAAATAGTCAATTACTATTCTTATCCATTCGATATTATACTTCTTTCTCATAGGACTTCTATAGCCTTTTCAAAAAATGAATTTGAGTTTACAGTACCATTTTCATTTAAATCTACATATATTTGTTCAACTTTTCCTTGATTTAGAGAATCTAATAAAACTGTAATATTATCAGAATCTCGTCCCCTTACTCTAATTCGTTTTGTCTTCTCTCCTTGTAATCCTATTTTTTTAAATCTATCTATAATTTGAGATCTAATCAAAGTTTTCCTTTTTTGAGCTTTTATCGTAATAACTACCTCATCTTGAGTCTCTGTAGTCGGTTCAATTAAATTCAAATAATCAGAACCAATTATTTCTTTTTCTACAAATAGTTCAACACTTTGTATTCTATCTAAAGCTTGTATATTACTTAAAAAATCTTCTTTTAATTCTTTTACAACCTTAATTTTATTGAAGTCAAGATTTCTATCTTTAATAAAAGAATTAATATATTTAACTATTGAAAAGGCACTGATGCCACTTCTTCTAGATTCTATAATTAAAGATGATGTATTTGTATCTATTACTATATGTGTTTTTTCACATTCTCCTTCATCTAAATCCTTATCAGAAAGTCTTTCTTGTCCATTTAGTCTAGAAATGTAATTAGGAGAGTGATTATATTTTCCTGACTTATAAATCAATTTAAAAATATTATTCGATCTTTCTTTTGTATCAAGTCTCCAAAATTTATTCGTTTTGCTATCATCATAAATAAAATTAGTATCTAGGGCAGTCACTAAATCTACTAATTTTTCCGAATCTTCATATTCCCCTCCCCTTTCACAAAAACAAATTCCGTAATATTCTATTTTCCTAAGACAACTACTCATAATTCACATCTCCTTTCTCTAAATCTTTCTCGAATAATGATCCAGAACTGAATTCAAATTAATATAATGTTCTACAATCTTAACTCCATCGAGATCGGTTCTATCTACATGAATTTTTGTATAATAAGTTTTTTCTGTAGGTAAAAGCAATCCATTATATATGAAAAATTCAGGATATTTTTGTTTTAAATTATATTGATAGAATAATTGTTTATAATTCAGTTGTTCCACTTCTGCATTAAAGTACTTGGAATCGAAAAGAACAATCTTGTGATTATCATCATCAATAAATATATGATCATACTGTATTTTATATGGACTTCTGCTCTTATATTGCAATCTTTTTTCTGCGCTTTCCACATATTCCATTTCAGGCTTAGAGAATTTATTTTGTTTGTTTTCTCCCCAAATAATTTGATCTTCTTCTATTCCACAAAAACCATCGTTGAGATATTCATTTATCATTACTTCCCAATAATTTTCAAATTTCAATGTTATAAGTCTGACATTATCTCTAGTTGTGCTTTTCCACTCTATATATTCAATCAAATTGTTAATAAGCCTTTTTTCTATATCTTTAAAATATATATTTCTAATCCTTTTTAGTTCATTAAGTACATACCTTAAGTTGTTGAATATATTGTTTTTATTAATATATTCATACGGCATAATCGTATTTATAAACTTCTTATATCTGCTTGCATCTGATAAAACGTAATTCATACATTCGCTAATAAATACACTTTTGTCCCTAGTCCTCTTAATAGTGAATGGGAAAAATATTACACCTTTTTTCTGAATGATTTTGTTTGATTTATTTACTGTTCTATTCCAATCTATGTTTCCAGCATATCCATTTTCATAATATTGTTCATTA is a window from the Streptococcus anginosus subsp. whileyi MAS624 genome containing:
- a CDS encoding relaxase/mobilization nuclease domain-containing protein → MAITKIHPIKSTLNLAIDYITNEEKTYEKILVSTHNCFASTAHTSFLKTREDNKVSGSVLARHLIQSFLPGEATPEMAHQIGLELCKKILKDEYEFVLSTHIDKGHIHNHIIFNNVNMVTGKCYQSNKRSYHQIRYQSDKLCKENNLSVVDEFYETYRKKYKTNGKSWYENDQFKKGTSWKSRLQFDIDRAIKQSKDWDDFIKRMADLNYEIKYGKHIAFKHKDKERFTRAKTIGEDYTEDRLKERILDNANQRTYAVKKRIGNIIDITNNEKIKSSKGYEYWATKHNLKTAADTVLLMREKGFKSISQLDEFIKESALKRQNIQDQIKVIDNKISTLSNTMEQVHTVKLYRQIYLEYKKDPSDKAFSEEHKSEITIYENALSNLKKSYSKLPNSKDILKELDSLHEKKNTLMQEYSSAKSDMKELYQIRKNYEKYMSKEMER
- a CDS encoding plasmid mobilization protein is translated as MANRIRNIQLKINLTEEEKALFKKKMKMAKCKTMNHFLRKVVSETDIYVVDLQPFREIQGLLFRYASSVNQIAKRVNSTGVIYSDDIKDMQSQIEHLSKEIWQIHSLLLNKTTNKGDDI
- a CDS encoding LlaJI family restriction endonuclease, with amino-acid sequence MSQQEIRVVNDGQTVDKDFVNSWEIFDYCDQYNGSLTISFVGAIIKNDKILFSFPKHYKVDDEHNQVSCMKQILYILSKSKASYGSFDKGIKGEFPIKAYLGILMHYKKYGLYLSNEQYYENGYAGNIDWNRTVNKSNKIIQKKGVIFFPFTIKRTRDKSVFISECMNYVLSDASRYKKFINTIMPYEYINKNNIFNNLRYVLNELKRIRNIYFKDIEKRLINNLIEYIEWKSTTRDNVRLITLKFENYWEVMINEYLNDGFCGIEEDQIIWGENKQNKFSKPEMEYVESAEKRLQYKSRSPYKIQYDHIFIDDDNHKIVLFDSKYFNAEVEQLNYKQLFYQYNLKQKYPEFFIYNGLLLPTEKTYYTKIHVDRTDLDGVKIVEHYINLNSVLDHYSRKI